In Pristiophorus japonicus isolate sPriJap1 chromosome 2, sPriJap1.hap1, whole genome shotgun sequence, one genomic interval encodes:
- the LOC139249664 gene encoding coordinator of PRMT5 and differentiation stimulator-like isoform X2, producing the protein MCVVHPSGTTMEVSHLVSLPDANILKKILVKENKGLSQEIEELHIKSVCQENGRSIWRPKVGQGKKEQDSTLDSGLQHLELQTTCISSRVEDENEQKDEDEADYYDYFDGDLSDYELSVPPEATQISGMGVELFSQTEDWEKELDEAFPYDEDDLEIIVGNNSCRVQLVWRDSETYNPSCDHAPSLRANAVEIPTVQGQFDDADE; encoded by the exons ATGTGTGTAGTTCATCCCTCGGGTACAACCATGGAGGTCAGTCACCTTGTGTCACTGCCAGATGCCAATATTCTGAAAAAG ATTTTAGTTAAAGAGAATAAAGGATTATCGCAAGAGATTGAAGAGTTGCATATTAAATCAGTTTGCCAGGAAAATGGAAGATCTATATGGAGGCCTAAAGTAG GACAGGGAAAGAAAGAACAGGATAGTACTCTTGATTCAGGTTTGCAGCACTTGGAACTGCAGACCACCTGCATCTCCTCTCGAGTAGAGGATGAAAATGAGCAAAAGGATGAAGATGAAGCTGATTACTACGATTATTTTGATGGTGACCTGAGTGACTATGAACTGTCTGTTCCCCCAGAGGCCACCCAGATATCTGGAATGGGTGTTGAGCTATTTTCTCagaccgaggactgggagaaagaacTCGATGAAGCTTTCCCTTATG ATGAGGATGACCTAGAAATAATCGTTGGGAACAATAGTTGCAGAGTGCAGCTTGTTTGGCGGGACAGCGAGACTTACAACCCGAGCTGTGATCATGCTCCCTCATTAAGGGCAAATGCAGTAGAAATTCCCACTGTGCAGGGACAGTTTGATGATGCTGATGAATAA
- the LOC139249664 gene encoding coordinator of PRMT5 and differentiation stimulator-like isoform X1, whose translation MVFKSPIPLAQARNAAQSKRLKRAKERRPILVKENKGLSQEIEELHIKSVCQENGRSIWRPKVGQGKKEQDSTLDSGLQHLELQTTCISSRVEDENEQKDEDEADYYDYFDGDLSDYELSVPPEATQISGMGVELFSQTEDWEKELDEAFPYDEDDLEIIVGNNSCRVQLVWRDSETYNPSCDHAPSLRANAVEIPTVQGQFDDADE comes from the exons ATGGTGTTCAAATCTCCCATCCCGCTGGCTCAGGCTCGGAATGCGGCGCAAAGCAAGCGGCTGAAACGAGCAAAGGAACGGCGGCCG ATTTTAGTTAAAGAGAATAAAGGATTATCGCAAGAGATTGAAGAGTTGCATATTAAATCAGTTTGCCAGGAAAATGGAAGATCTATATGGAGGCCTAAAGTAG GACAGGGAAAGAAAGAACAGGATAGTACTCTTGATTCAGGTTTGCAGCACTTGGAACTGCAGACCACCTGCATCTCCTCTCGAGTAGAGGATGAAAATGAGCAAAAGGATGAAGATGAAGCTGATTACTACGATTATTTTGATGGTGACCTGAGTGACTATGAACTGTCTGTTCCCCCAGAGGCCACCCAGATATCTGGAATGGGTGTTGAGCTATTTTCTCagaccgaggactgggagaaagaacTCGATGAAGCTTTCCCTTATG ATGAGGATGACCTAGAAATAATCGTTGGGAACAATAGTTGCAGAGTGCAGCTTGTTTGGCGGGACAGCGAGACTTACAACCCGAGCTGTGATCATGCTCCCTCATTAAGGGCAAATGCAGTAGAAATTCCCACTGTGCAGGGACAGTTTGATGATGCTGATGAATAA